Proteins encoded together in one Microbacterium sp. ABRD28 window:
- a CDS encoding beta-ketoacyl-ACP synthase III, translating into MTVSLRQPTGVAHTRIYAYGAARGELAVPNDDLVGPIDSSDEWIRQRTGIVTRMRAGADTDAIDLATEATREAIARSGVEPSAVDLVICATISNPKQTPSVSAIVADRVGANPAAAYDVNAACAGFAYGVAQADALIRAGAAHYAVVVGTEKLSDVVDPTDRSISFLLGDGAGAVVVGPSDTPGIGPTVWGSDGSKSDAVGMNHTLTDFRDGKAPWPTLRQEGPTVFRWAVWEMVKVAREALEAAGVEASDLAAFVPHQANMRIIDEFAKQLKLPDTVVIGRDIETTGNTSAASIPLATHRLLQEHPELSGGLALQIGFGAGLVFGAQVIVLP; encoded by the coding sequence ATGACCGTCTCCCTGCGTCAACCCACGGGCGTCGCCCATACGCGCATCTACGCCTACGGCGCCGCGCGCGGTGAGCTCGCGGTTCCGAACGACGATCTGGTCGGGCCGATCGACTCCAGCGACGAGTGGATCCGCCAGCGCACCGGCATCGTCACCCGGATGCGTGCCGGAGCCGACACCGACGCCATCGACCTGGCCACGGAGGCCACCCGAGAGGCGATCGCGCGTTCCGGTGTCGAGCCGAGTGCGGTGGATCTGGTGATCTGCGCGACGATCAGCAACCCCAAGCAGACGCCGTCGGTATCGGCGATCGTCGCCGATCGCGTCGGCGCCAATCCCGCCGCCGCCTACGACGTCAATGCCGCATGCGCCGGCTTCGCCTACGGGGTTGCTCAGGCCGACGCGCTGATCCGGGCCGGCGCTGCCCACTACGCCGTCGTGGTGGGCACCGAGAAGCTCAGCGACGTCGTCGATCCGACCGATCGCAGCATCTCTTTCCTGCTCGGCGACGGTGCCGGCGCCGTCGTCGTCGGGCCGAGCGACACGCCCGGCATCGGCCCGACCGTCTGGGGGTCCGACGGCTCCAAGTCCGATGCGGTCGGGATGAATCACACGCTCACGGATTTCCGGGACGGGAAGGCCCCGTGGCCGACCCTCCGTCAGGAGGGGCCCACCGTCTTCCGCTGGGCGGTGTGGGAGATGGTCAAGGTCGCGCGCGAGGCCCTGGAGGCGGCCGGTGTCGAGGCATCCGATCTCGCCGCCTTCGTCCCGCACCAGGCGAACATGCGCATCATCGACGAATTCGCCAAGCAGTTGAAGCTTCCCGACACGGTCGTGATCGGCCGCGACATCGAGACGACCGGCAACACGTCAGCCGCGTCGATCCCGCTCGCCACGCATCGTCTGCTGCAAGAGCATCCCGAGCTCAGCGGAGGACTGGCTCTGCAGATCGGGTTCGGCGCCGGACTCGTCTTCGGCGCGCAGGTGATCGTGCTCCCGTGA
- a CDS encoding acyl carrier protein: MAFTNDEVLAGLAELITDETGISADEVALEKSFTDDLDIDSISMMTIVVNAEEKFGVTIPDDEVKNLKTVGDAVTYITSNQA, from the coding sequence ATGGCATTCACCAACGACGAGGTCCTCGCCGGGCTCGCTGAGCTCATCACCGACGAGACCGGTATCTCGGCCGACGAGGTAGCCCTGGAGAAGTCGTTCACCGACGACCTCGACATCGACTCGATCTCGATGATGACGATCGTCGTCAACGCCGAGGAGAAGTTCGGCGTGACGATCCCCGACGACGAGGTGAAGAACCTCAAGACCGTCGGCGACGCCGTCACCTACATCACGTCGAACCAGGCGTAG
- a CDS encoding beta-ketoacyl-[acyl-carrier-protein] synthase family protein yields the protein MSTSRIVVTGIGASSPIGATAPESWEALLDGASGTRTLEHEWVEQYQLPVTFAAQAKVRPDTVLERPIAKRLDPASQFAMVAAMEAWDDAGRPDVAPERLGIDFATGIGGVWTLLDAWDTLREKGPRRVMPMTVPMLMPNAAAGNLSLHFGARAFARTVASACASSTESIVNAVEHLRAGLADVVIAGGTESAIHPITIASFASMQALSRRNDDPATASRPCSVDRDGFVMGEGAGVLILETEEHARARGAKIYAAVVGGGVTADSYHITANDPEGVGASRAVRMALEMADASPDDVTHVNAHATSTPVGDPNEYTALKTVFGDRIDEIPVSATKASTGHLLGGTGALEAIFTVLALRDRVAPPTINITTQDPQVPFRISGEPVALGQGDQLAISNSFGFGGHNAVAAFASV from the coding sequence ATGAGCACGTCACGCATCGTCGTCACCGGAATCGGCGCCTCCTCCCCCATCGGCGCGACCGCGCCCGAGAGCTGGGAGGCACTGCTCGACGGGGCCTCCGGAACCCGGACCCTCGAGCACGAGTGGGTCGAGCAGTACCAGCTGCCCGTCACCTTCGCCGCGCAGGCCAAGGTGCGTCCCGACACCGTTCTCGAGCGTCCCATCGCCAAGCGGCTCGACCCGGCGTCGCAGTTCGCCATGGTCGCGGCGATGGAGGCGTGGGATGACGCCGGACGACCCGACGTCGCCCCCGAGCGACTGGGCATTGATTTCGCCACGGGCATCGGCGGCGTCTGGACGCTGCTGGATGCCTGGGACACCCTTCGTGAGAAGGGTCCGCGGCGCGTCATGCCGATGACCGTCCCGATGCTCATGCCCAACGCCGCGGCGGGGAACCTCTCACTGCACTTCGGCGCGCGGGCCTTCGCCCGCACGGTGGCCAGTGCGTGCGCGTCGAGTACCGAGTCGATCGTCAACGCCGTGGAACATCTGCGCGCGGGCCTGGCCGACGTCGTGATCGCCGGGGGTACCGAGTCGGCGATCCACCCGATCACGATCGCCTCCTTCGCCTCGATGCAGGCGCTGTCGCGCCGCAACGACGACCCCGCGACCGCGTCTCGTCCCTGCAGCGTGGACCGTGACGGATTCGTCATGGGCGAGGGTGCCGGCGTCCTCATCCTCGAGACCGAGGAACACGCCCGTGCCCGCGGCGCGAAGATCTACGCCGCCGTCGTCGGTGGCGGCGTCACGGCGGATTCGTACCACATCACGGCGAACGACCCCGAGGGAGTGGGGGCGTCTCGGGCCGTGCGGATGGCGCTGGAGATGGCGGACGCCTCGCCCGACGACGTCACGCATGTCAACGCGCACGCCACCTCGACGCCCGTCGGCGATCCGAACGAGTACACCGCGCTCAAAACGGTCTTCGGCGACCGGATCGACGAGATCCCGGTGTCAGCCACGAAGGCGTCGACGGGCCATCTCCTCGGCGGCACCGGTGCCCTCGAGGCGATCTTCACGGTTCTGGCTCTTCGTGACCGCGTCGCCCCTCCCACCATCAACATCACCACGCAGGATCCGCAGGTGCCCTTCCGCATCTCGGGCGAGCCCGTGGCGCTCGGACAGGGCGATCAGCTCGCCATCAGCAACTCGTTCGGTTTCGGCGGACACAACGCCGTGGCCGCTTTCGCGAGCGTCTGA
- a CDS encoding DUF3145 domain-containing protein, with the protein MATTTARGVIYIHSAPRALCPHLEWAVGRALGRPVTFEWADQPVLSGSRRAEFYWEGPAGTGAALATAIRGWEHLRFEVSEDPTPRSDGGRWIHTPGLGIHYAQTDAAGNIVIGEDRLRYAMEIAAGDAQELQRELNVALGAAWDAELEPFRHAGDEASVVWLHKVG; encoded by the coding sequence ATGGCGACAACCACTGCGCGTGGAGTGATCTACATCCACTCCGCGCCACGCGCGTTGTGCCCCCACCTCGAGTGGGCGGTCGGCCGCGCTCTCGGTCGACCCGTCACCTTCGAATGGGCCGACCAGCCGGTGCTGTCGGGAAGTCGGCGCGCGGAATTCTATTGGGAGGGTCCCGCGGGCACGGGCGCCGCGTTGGCCACGGCGATCCGCGGCTGGGAGCACCTCCGATTCGAGGTGTCCGAGGATCCCACTCCGCGCAGCGACGGGGGGCGATGGATCCACACCCCCGGACTCGGCATCCACTACGCCCAGACGGATGCGGCGGGCAACATCGTCATCGGGGAGGATCGCCTCCGCTACGCGATGGAGATCGCCGCCGGTGATGCGCAGGAGCTGCAGCGTGAATTGAACGTGGCACTGGGCGCCGCGTGGGACGCCGAACTCGAACCCTTCCGTCACGCCGGCGACGAAGCATCCGTCGTGTGGCTGCACAAGGTGGGATGA
- a CDS encoding DUF262 domain-containing protein — MVTATNVDATAVNTLRWLASGDRTIVVPVYQRQYRWDIGNCEQLLADIRAVADLDDRHMHFIGSVLSAVSDDELVLIDGQQRITTLMLLVAALHHAVGDNDPALSTELQAVLLREGEPGDGPRTTLRPHRAWADVFRSVILGNDADPAVRESRFADNYAFFRSQVSPDEAPHIWRGLQKLEHVAISLGAGANAQQIFESLNSTGEPLRDHELIHNYVLMGLSHAEQVRIEDEYWLPIEQATGESIAAFWEQYLVMRTGRETEDAAGRGVYDVFRQEFPRLEPGALDSHASEWREYAEIHRILREPEREADEDVSRRLAGVGVFGPIAFPLVMRAYRRFRGGDLSREGLLSLLRQVESLLLRRTIVGIGTDRIVARLCRAEHEGAQALSRAMARITPSDERVSVALKYSDLPHPHYVLTRLFDVDARAAWDIDHIVPLAPGEAWSGDGVRSWAEYSEDEQNSHRALARTLGNLALLEERLGMQVFDASFAAKRSGYARSAVGATAALAAHGRWGTKEISARSAALTAQFVRVWPRDALSGIDDDGLTPVLDAVRRRGWPRGWEREWDYVEYRGEHWEVKDVRYLFHRVFARLWADARDAVVAYSARRGGPVYPERAWTGQWDALDADHHLYLGWDSSYMLSAVQGVLAEAGIAEEVFVKYSYIGAVMSTGVRR, encoded by the coding sequence ATGGTCACCGCCACGAACGTCGATGCCACCGCCGTCAACACGCTGCGGTGGCTCGCCTCCGGCGACCGCACGATCGTCGTCCCGGTCTACCAGCGGCAGTACCGGTGGGACATCGGCAACTGCGAGCAACTGCTCGCCGACATCCGAGCCGTCGCCGACCTCGACGATCGTCACATGCACTTCATCGGCTCCGTCCTCTCCGCGGTCTCGGACGATGAGCTCGTGCTCATCGACGGTCAGCAGCGCATCACGACTCTCATGCTTCTGGTGGCGGCGCTGCATCACGCCGTCGGCGACAACGACCCCGCACTCTCGACGGAGCTTCAGGCCGTCCTTCTTCGTGAGGGTGAGCCGGGCGACGGGCCTCGGACGACGCTGCGCCCTCACCGGGCGTGGGCTGATGTCTTCCGCTCGGTGATCCTCGGCAACGACGCCGATCCGGCCGTGCGGGAGTCGCGCTTCGCCGACAATTACGCCTTCTTCCGCAGCCAGGTGTCACCCGATGAAGCACCGCACATCTGGCGAGGACTGCAGAAGCTCGAACACGTCGCGATCAGCCTCGGAGCGGGCGCTAACGCACAGCAGATCTTCGAGAGCTTGAACTCGACGGGAGAGCCACTGCGCGACCACGAGCTCATCCACAACTACGTGCTGATGGGCCTCTCTCACGCCGAGCAGGTGCGGATCGAGGACGAGTACTGGCTGCCCATCGAGCAGGCGACCGGCGAGAGCATCGCCGCATTCTGGGAGCAGTACCTCGTCATGCGGACGGGTCGTGAGACCGAGGATGCCGCGGGCCGGGGCGTCTACGACGTCTTCCGTCAAGAGTTCCCCCGTCTCGAACCCGGTGCGCTGGACTCCCACGCGTCGGAGTGGCGGGAGTACGCCGAGATCCACCGCATCCTGAGGGAACCCGAGCGCGAAGCCGACGAGGACGTCTCGCGGAGGCTGGCCGGGGTGGGTGTCTTCGGCCCCATCGCGTTCCCGCTCGTCATGCGGGCGTATCGACGCTTTCGTGGCGGTGATCTCTCGCGAGAGGGGCTCCTCAGCCTGCTGCGGCAGGTGGAATCGCTTCTGCTTCGGCGCACGATCGTGGGGATCGGCACCGACCGGATCGTCGCGCGTCTGTGCCGCGCCGAGCACGAGGGTGCCCAGGCACTCAGCAGAGCCATGGCCCGCATCACACCGAGCGATGAGCGTGTGTCTGTCGCGCTGAAGTACTCCGATCTCCCCCACCCGCACTACGTCCTGACCCGGCTGTTCGACGTCGATGCGCGCGCCGCCTGGGACATCGACCACATCGTGCCGCTCGCACCGGGTGAAGCATGGAGCGGCGACGGAGTGCGCAGCTGGGCCGAGTATTCCGAGGACGAGCAGAACAGCCACCGCGCCCTCGCGCGCACCCTGGGGAATCTGGCGCTTCTCGAAGAGCGACTGGGGATGCAGGTCTTCGACGCGTCGTTCGCGGCGAAGCGCAGCGGGTACGCCCGCTCTGCGGTGGGCGCGACGGCGGCACTGGCCGCTCATGGACGGTGGGGGACGAAGGAGATCTCAGCCCGCTCTGCCGCATTGACCGCGCAGTTCGTGCGCGTATGGCCCCGGGACGCGCTCAGTGGTATCGACGATGACGGCCTGACCCCCGTGCTCGACGCCGTCCGCCGACGCGGGTGGCCGCGAGGCTGGGAACGCGAGTGGGACTACGTCGAGTACCGCGGTGAGCACTGGGAGGTCAAGGACGTCCGCTACCTCTTCCACCGCGTCTTCGCGCGGCTGTGGGCCGACGCGCGTGACGCGGTTGTCGCATACAGTGCCCGCCGGGGCGGTCCGGTCTACCCCGAGCGGGCGTGGACCGGCCAGTGGGACGCACTGGATGCCGATCATCACCTCTATCTCGGGTGGGATTCCAGCTACATGCTCAGCGCCGTCCAGGGCGTGCTCGCGGAGGCGGGGATCGCGGAAGAGGTCTTCGTGAAGTACTCCTACATCGGAGCGGTGATGTCCACCGGCGTGCGACGCTGA
- a CDS encoding DMT family transporter: MLSADVQLEDVGEVLVGVFQNPGLLIGIPLALLGAVFMSFGAQYQHRGVAKVEQMSGAGGAGGLSGGQLLRLLSRPSWVIGTMMLGLAIACQLAALSFAPLIVVQPLGAIALVITTLLNARISGHKPTRRSLIAIAACVGGIFIFVTIAALFATESPISDGQLITILLILAGVTVAFAGLWVWLRKRMGALFYIMAAGVIYGFVATLAKVIIVRIQNQNFEWLTLLCLIALLIGTGIGAYFVQTAYSSGPPDLVIAGLTVIDPIVAILIGLIVLGEAATAPLWANIGFLIAGVLAVWGVFQLARYHPQIVSDSKEIPIQRGSDGDGTVAGPSTGSIRVTEAVAKVWPEPPVRDRDDPRR, translated from the coding sequence GTGCTGAGCGCAGACGTACAACTGGAGGATGTCGGCGAGGTCCTCGTCGGTGTGTTCCAGAATCCAGGACTGCTGATCGGCATTCCTCTGGCGTTGCTCGGCGCGGTGTTCATGTCGTTCGGCGCGCAGTACCAGCACCGCGGCGTCGCCAAAGTCGAACAGATGAGCGGCGCCGGAGGGGCGGGCGGTCTCAGCGGCGGTCAGCTGCTGCGCCTGCTGTCGCGGCCGTCGTGGGTGATCGGCACGATGATGCTGGGGCTGGCGATCGCCTGCCAACTCGCCGCCCTCTCGTTCGCACCGCTCATCGTCGTCCAGCCGCTCGGCGCGATTGCTCTGGTGATCACCACCCTGTTGAACGCCCGGATCAGCGGACACAAGCCGACGAGGCGTTCGCTCATCGCCATCGCCGCCTGTGTCGGCGGCATCTTCATCTTCGTCACGATCGCCGCGCTCTTCGCCACCGAATCGCCCATCTCCGACGGGCAGCTCATCACGATCCTCCTCATCCTCGCCGGAGTCACCGTCGCCTTCGCGGGTCTGTGGGTGTGGCTGCGCAAACGGATGGGCGCACTTTTCTACATCATGGCCGCGGGGGTGATCTACGGTTTCGTCGCGACGCTGGCGAAGGTCATCATCGTGCGGATCCAGAATCAGAATTTCGAGTGGCTGACGCTGCTCTGCCTCATCGCGCTGCTGATCGGAACGGGGATCGGCGCGTACTTCGTGCAGACCGCCTACTCGTCCGGTCCGCCCGACCTCGTCATCGCGGGTCTCACGGTGATCGATCCCATCGTGGCGATCCTCATCGGCCTCATCGTGCTCGGTGAAGCCGCGACCGCGCCGCTCTGGGCGAACATCGGCTTTCTGATCGCCGGCGTCCTCGCGGTGTGGGGGGTGTTCCAACTGGCCCGCTACCACCCGCAGATCGTCAGTGACAGCAAGGAGATCCCCATCCAGCGAGGCTCGGACGGCGACGGCACCGTCGCGGGCCCCAGCACCGGATCGATCCGGGTCACCGAGGCCGTCGCGAAGGTCTGGCCGGAACCGCCGGTGCGCGACCGCGACGATCCACGCCGCTGA
- the def gene encoding peptide deformylase, whose product MAVRPIRIMGDPVLHAPAAPVEQITDEIRSLVTDMFETMDAAPGVGLAAPQVGVPLRIFTYSYEDDEGLPWRGVVINPELWMLPTVPGEPDPDEESEGCLSFPGERFPLRRSDRVRVTGHDLEGRPVSLDVEGWRARILQHEFDHLDGVLYIDRLDDGDWKTVQKIARKRGWGRPGSAWMPGVDDLDA is encoded by the coding sequence ATGGCCGTTCGACCGATTCGCATCATGGGAGACCCGGTGCTCCACGCCCCCGCCGCGCCTGTGGAGCAGATCACCGACGAGATCCGGTCACTGGTCACCGACATGTTCGAGACGATGGACGCGGCCCCCGGCGTGGGTCTCGCGGCCCCCCAGGTCGGCGTGCCGCTGCGTATCTTCACGTATTCCTACGAGGACGACGAGGGTCTCCCCTGGCGCGGGGTGGTCATCAACCCCGAACTGTGGATGCTGCCGACGGTGCCCGGCGAGCCCGACCCCGACGAGGAGTCGGAGGGCTGCCTGTCGTTCCCCGGCGAGCGATTCCCGCTTCGCCGGTCGGATCGGGTTCGTGTGACGGGGCACGATCTCGAGGGGCGGCCCGTCTCGCTGGATGTGGAAGGCTGGCGCGCTCGCATCCTGCAGCACGAGTTCGACCACCTCGACGGCGTCCTCTACATCGACAGGCTCGACGATGGGGATTGGAAGACCGTGCAGAAGATCGCGCGCAAGCGCGGCTGGGGTCGTCCCGGCTCGGCATGGATGCCGGGCGTCGACGATCTCGACGCCTGA
- a CDS encoding VOC family protein, producing MFEDAHGVAVIAASDLARARGFYEGVLGLTPVTDPSEEEVFYRLGQTQVLLYRTGFAGTAKNTVFAIETPHLDRDMASLRERGVTFEEYDFPGLTTVDGVADLATERAAWFTDTEGNVLALSERK from the coding sequence ATGTTCGAAGACGCGCATGGCGTGGCAGTCATCGCCGCGTCGGACCTGGCTCGCGCGCGTGGGTTCTACGAGGGCGTGCTCGGTCTGACCCCGGTGACCGATCCGTCGGAGGAGGAGGTGTTCTATCGACTCGGGCAGACGCAGGTGCTCCTGTATCGCACGGGCTTCGCGGGCACCGCGAAGAACACCGTCTTCGCCATCGAGACACCACACCTGGACAGGGATATGGCCTCGCTCCGCGAACGCGGGGTGACGTTCGAGGAATATGACTTCCCCGGCCTGACCACGGTCGACGGTGTGGCCGATCTGGCGACGGAGCGGGCGGCCTGGTTCACGGACACCGAGGGGAATGTCCTCGCGCTGAGCGAGAGGAAGTGA
- a CDS encoding ATP-binding cassette domain-containing protein, with the protein MAPPRDDDVAIHSRDLSLAWNPRPGALRVVEGVSFQLPRARTLAVMGPTGAGKSSLLMTLAGFAPADLGVVGGDALVEGISVRRPGRKHRVLTYVAGFLPQGAGAKLPARLTVSETIAEPVTSRDRRVNQRALSIRVAALLDEMMLPLGAAAKYPYELSAGMRQRVAFARALMLQPKVFLADEPFANMDVEVRRAAHDAIRRRRDDVGMASVIVTNEEDVARDLDAQVLVLRGGHPVAAGRHLDDLLWTPGGAEDRRRAAS; encoded by the coding sequence ATGGCCCCGCCACGAGACGATGACGTCGCGATCCACAGCCGTGATCTGTCCCTGGCGTGGAACCCTCGTCCCGGCGCCCTCCGGGTGGTCGAGGGCGTGTCGTTCCAACTGCCGCGAGCCCGCACGCTGGCGGTGATGGGGCCGACGGGCGCGGGAAAGTCCAGCCTGCTGATGACGCTCGCGGGGTTCGCCCCGGCCGATCTCGGTGTGGTCGGCGGAGACGCTCTGGTCGAGGGCATCTCGGTTCGCCGCCCGGGGCGCAAGCATCGGGTTCTGACCTACGTGGCCGGCTTCCTGCCGCAGGGAGCCGGAGCGAAGCTCCCCGCACGGCTGACGGTGTCCGAGACGATCGCCGAGCCGGTGACCAGCCGCGATCGTCGTGTCAATCAGCGGGCGCTGTCGATCCGGGTCGCCGCACTGCTCGACGAGATGATGCTGCCGCTGGGGGCGGCGGCGAAGTACCCCTACGAACTCAGCGCAGGCATGCGCCAGCGCGTGGCGTTCGCGCGAGCCCTCATGCTCCAGCCGAAGGTATTCCTCGCCGACGAACCCTTCGCCAACATGGATGTCGAAGTGCGACGTGCGGCGCATGACGCCATCCGGCGTCGTCGCGATGACGTCGGCATGGCCAGCGTCATCGTGACGAACGAGGAAGACGTGGCACGCGACCTCGACGCACAGGTGCTCGTCCTGCGCGGGGGCCATCCGGTCGCCGCCGGCCGGCACCTCGATGATCTCCTCTGGACGCCTGGAGGCGCAGAGGACCGGCGGCGCGCTGCATCCTGA
- the dnaG gene encoding DNA primase, translated as MAGRIRQADVEEVKARTNIGDIIGERVALKSAGVGSLKGLCPFHDERSPSFHVRPQVGFYHCFGCGESGDVYTFLRKMDHVSFTEAVERLAGRIGYALHYEDGGAAPETTGRSRLYAANAAAGEYFRSQLVTPDAAAARTFLGERGFDAGAAAHFGVGYAPRGWSHLMDHLTAQGFSREELTTAGLVSQGQRGVYDRFRGRLVWPIRDVTGQVIGFGARKLYEDDGGPKYLNTPETPIYRKAQVLYGLDLAKRDISRDHRVVVVEGYTDVMACHLAGVTTAVATCGTAFGTDHITVLRRVMGDDSAAGEVVFTFDPDAAGQKAALRAFGDEKRFAAQTYVAVAPEGLDPCDLRMSKGDAAVRALMDHKAPMFEFVIDQRLAGFDLASVEGRAGALGAAAPIVAEIRDPALRPGYTRVLARRLGLDLGEVSAAVERAARGAARDHAGEPRNKNARDGDADRAGGRGGRPVEDLPPAGEDQHVRPSVATLPRTADAALERDALTGFLQFGHRIDAALRSRALAQPFRVPALEAVRQTLAIVPDMDRMGWAADAVSEVREPYRSLAAELLTRAFPALTDDAAVASTADLARRVVLRGIEEEKRELLRAIQRVAPDSEEGRAVRLRLRELDHDRQVVTAES; from the coding sequence ATGGCCGGGCGCATCCGTCAGGCCGATGTGGAGGAAGTGAAGGCCCGCACCAACATCGGTGACATCATCGGCGAGCGCGTGGCTCTGAAATCCGCGGGCGTCGGGTCGTTGAAGGGCCTCTGCCCCTTCCATGACGAGCGCAGCCCGAGCTTCCACGTCCGCCCCCAGGTCGGCTTTTACCACTGCTTCGGGTGCGGCGAGTCGGGGGACGTCTACACCTTCCTCCGGAAGATGGACCACGTGTCATTCACCGAGGCGGTCGAACGTCTCGCCGGACGGATCGGGTACGCGCTCCACTACGAGGACGGCGGTGCTGCGCCCGAGACGACCGGACGCAGCCGGCTCTATGCGGCCAACGCGGCGGCGGGGGAGTACTTCCGCTCCCAGCTCGTCACTCCGGACGCCGCCGCGGCACGCACTTTCCTCGGAGAGCGCGGATTCGACGCCGGCGCGGCCGCGCACTTCGGCGTGGGGTACGCGCCCCGGGGGTGGTCGCACCTGATGGACCACCTGACCGCCCAGGGATTCAGCCGCGAGGAACTCACGACCGCGGGGTTGGTCTCGCAGGGTCAGCGCGGTGTGTACGACCGGTTCCGCGGCCGCCTGGTCTGGCCCATTCGCGACGTCACCGGCCAGGTGATCGGCTTCGGGGCGCGGAAGCTCTACGAGGACGATGGCGGACCGAAGTACCTCAACACCCCGGAGACCCCGATCTACCGCAAGGCGCAGGTGCTCTACGGGCTCGACCTCGCCAAGCGCGACATCTCGCGCGATCACCGCGTGGTGGTGGTCGAGGGCTACACCGATGTGATGGCCTGCCACCTCGCGGGGGTCACCACCGCCGTCGCCACCTGCGGCACCGCGTTCGGAACCGATCACATCACGGTGCTGCGTCGCGTGATGGGTGATGACAGCGCGGCCGGCGAGGTGGTCTTCACCTTCGATCCCGACGCCGCGGGCCAGAAGGCGGCGCTGCGCGCCTTCGGCGACGAGAAGCGGTTCGCCGCGCAGACGTACGTCGCGGTCGCACCCGAGGGCCTGGACCCGTGCGATCTCCGCATGTCGAAGGGGGATGCCGCGGTGCGCGCCCTCATGGACCACAAGGCGCCCATGTTCGAGTTCGTGATCGACCAGCGGTTGGCGGGGTTCGACCTCGCGTCCGTGGAGGGGCGCGCAGGTGCGCTCGGAGCCGCGGCGCCGATCGTGGCGGAGATTCGCGACCCGGCCCTCCGTCCGGGCTACACCCGCGTCCTCGCCCGCCGGCTCGGGCTCGACCTGGGGGAGGTCTCGGCCGCCGTCGAACGTGCGGCGCGCGGCGCCGCGCGCGATCACGCCGGTGAGCCGCGGAACAAGAACGCGCGCGACGGCGATGCGGACCGCGCGGGTGGGCGCGGCGGTCGTCCCGTCGAGGATCTTCCTCCGGCAGGGGAGGACCAGCACGTCCGTCCGAGCGTGGCGACCTTGCCTCGCACAGCCGACGCCGCCCTCGAGCGCGACGCCCTCACGGGCTTCCTGCAGTTCGGACATCGGATCGACGCGGCACTTCGCAGCCGCGCGTTGGCGCAGCCCTTCCGGGTACCCGCACTCGAAGCCGTCCGGCAGACCCTCGCGATCGTCCCGGACATGGATCGGATGGGGTGGGCTGCGGATGCGGTGTCGGAGGTGCGGGAGCCCTACCGGTCGCTCGCCGCCGAGCTTCTGACGCGCGCCTTCCCCGCGCTGACCGACGACGCCGCCGTCGCCTCCACGGCCGATCTCGCCCGTCGCGTCGTCCTGCGCGGTATCGAAGAGGAGAAGCGCGAACTGCTCCGTGCCATTCAGCGGGTGGCACCCGATTCCGAGGAGGGCCGCGCGGTTCGACTGCGTCTGCGTGAACTCGACCACGATCGGCAGGTGGTCACGGCCGAAAGCTGA